Proteins encoded within one genomic window of Platichthys flesus chromosome 13, fPlaFle2.1, whole genome shotgun sequence:
- the LOC133967206 gene encoding TSC22 domain family protein 1-like isoform X2, with product MSSMSPPCYTVAMDLGVCHLRDFSISFLSSLLSAESPHVQLDNSSSGASVVAIDNKIEQAMDLVKSHLMYAVREEVEVLKEQIKELIERNAQLEQENTLLKTLASPEQLAQFQAQVQTGSPPAPPSSATTGPPSTAALAQPTSHSSGPSV from the exons ATGAGCAGCATGAGCCCGCCGTGCTACACCGTGGCCATGGACCTAGGCGTCTGCCACCTCCGCGATTTCTCCATCTCGTTTCTGTCGTCGCTGCTGAGTGCGGAGAGCCCGCACGTCCAACTCGACAATAG TTCGTCCGGCGCCAGCGTCGTGGCCATAGACAACAAGATCGAACAAGCAATG gacCTGGTGAAGAGTCACCTGATGTACGCTGTgcgtgaggaggtggaggtccTGAAGGAGCAGATCAAGGAGCTGATCGAGCGAAACGCccagctggagcaggagaacaCCCTGCTGAAGACACTGGCCAGCCCGGAACAGTTGGCGCAGTTCCAGGCCCAAGTTCAGACTGGCTCCCCGCCCGCCCCCCCGTCGTCGGCCACAACGGGACCCCCGAGCACCGCTGCTCTGGCCCAGCCCACCTCGCACAGCTCTGGGCCCTCTGTGTAG